Part of the Vigna unguiculata cultivar IT97K-499-35 chromosome 3, ASM411807v1, whole genome shotgun sequence genome, attagtatttttaatgattaaataaatataataacaattatattattattctaaaaatatttgaaataaaaaaaacgtGCATATATAAGAATAGATGAACCTCAAGTTCCTCCTAGGTTTGGATTCATAGTTCGCCCTTTACAATCCCCAGGTATGAGTCATAGTTTTAGCTCTAACCCAACCATAGAAAtcacaaaacaaattaaaaaacttaaaagaaaactagCAAAACATGTATCTCAGAAAGATAATTTGTTATTACAAGACCCCATAACATATGCTAGGAACATAGTATGgtataaaagtaacaaaaaacaTTTGGAACAAAAGTTGAAAGAGTTGAGTCATTTTGTTGCTTAATGTAACTACTAAAAGTTTACTTTGAATCTTAATCTAGAGTTATTTATGGTTATGAGGTCTTTGGATTTCTTTACTCTTTCAAAAGTCTCTATGTAGCATCGAGAGGTGTTCATACGTTGGTCAACCCTTAGATCTAATGGACCTGGTAGTAAAGCCGGAGTGAGATAGTAGTAAGAACTAGTTAAAATGAAGCTTTTTCTTCttcagaaaataataaagataaagaattaCAAATTGCAGAAATAGAAAACTCTTTACATAACTGGtcaatttcaataataaaaaatgtgaagtaTATAAACAACATAAATTTTGGTCAACAAATCAAGATGAAATTCATATTGTAGAGTATAGTTATCCAGGAACTAAGAATAACAAAAGTATTAACATTTTAGAACAATCACTTTTAGATCAACATATTGAAGatggatatatttttattcacttAGGATTAATTCAAGTACCTACAAAGTCAAACTATAGACTTGAAATAAATAGTACAATACTTATGATATTAAGAGATATTAAGAGACATAagacttaaaaaatttaatgatccAATAATTGCAATATTAGAAAGTAATTTACATGATGGTCCTACTTTCTTTAAATGTTATccaaatttttgtatgaatattagaaatgataaaaataaaattatatttacaaattccAGATGAAATTGTAATGAATTATTAGGcctaatacaaataatttatagaatttattataaagttacaaagatatattataattataaagctTTAAGGTCTTCACCAAAAGATGAGATAATACTTGTAAAAGCTAATCTTAAGAAATCATCTGTACAAATTCCAAAAAGATTAAGTCATGAGGAGGTAGTAAGTAAAATCCTTAAAGAATGGATATTAGAAAACATAATTGAAGAGCCAAAAATTTATCATACTCAAATAAGAGAAATAGTGCAAGAAGGTACAAATATTAGACTAAGAATGAATAGGTCATCATctgtaaaaataagaaatccCCAAATGATCTACAAAGGACAACCTTCTAAGCATTCAGTAGATGAATCTGCAATAAATTTAGACTTAAGAGGATTGAATAACATCACACCAATTGTAACAAAACCCGTATATGAAGAATCTAAAATATCGGAATCCCCTCATTATTCTCCAATAGCATctcaaatattaaatactttaagtAGATAAAGATTGGATAACAAAAGATTTTGAAGTCGattataataaagaaagaagaaagtggtattttaaaaattcacaaAACAACAAACTGAACATTTTAGAGAAgaattctataattatataaatcaacatgaaataaatttatatttctttgatTGGTTTTCGATTTACAGTAAAGATAATAATTTAGAATATCcttttaaatgtaataaatcTATATGTCCATTAGACAAGATAATTAATAGTTGGAAAACtgtaaataatgaaataatagaATCAGAATATCCTCCACAACAAGGAATTGTAATACAACCCACAAAAGATATAGAAATTGAAGCTAGTCCTTATATAGATGTAAAAAATGAAGACAAGCTTGtagaaataaaagatattacaAAATTACATTCCCAacttaattattcaaatacaGTACTAGATATTATGTCAAAACAATTAACTAGGATAgaaaataacatacaaaagGAATTTCCTAGCAGTTTAAAAGAACAtgtaaaatcaattatttaatgtaCCACAAAAGGAATTAGATTCAATAAGATTAAAAAgtgatacaaatttaaaaatagaagaattaaaaaagaaattggatcaattaaacaaaacatcaataaatacattataaatCAATAAGCTAAGAACATATCCAAAACTTAGAAATTATTATCCTCGACCTATAGTTGTGGATGTGCAATTTGAAGAAAGACGAGAAATGGTACAAAATGCTTTTCTAGGAAATGAGATATCTGAATGGAATCTAGATGGAATGAGTGAACAAGCCATTCTAGACCTAACTTGGCAAATAACCATGTCAATTACTACCCATAAAACAAAAGATTGTAGTGACAAATATGTTGTTATAACCTTTGTGCAAGGATTTACCGGCCAACTAAAAGGTTGGTGGGATAACCTCTACacaaaacaagataaattaACAATTCTCAATCAtgtaaaaactaaaatgaatcCAGAAGACACAATCTCGACATTAATTTActcaataattcaaaattttgtagGAGATCTAAATATCTCTAAGAGAAGATGGTTTTGCTGGCTTTTCGAAATAAAGATTCTTAGCAAGATTGCctaaattattttcacaaaaagtaaaaatgaatttaGAAAGATAGTATGGTAAACCAATAGCATATGATATATTAACTTATGGtcaaatacataatataattgTAGAAACAGGAATACAAGTAtgcacaaattttaaattacaaaataaattgagaaaagaaagtACAGTTACTAAAAGAGAGATACGTACATTTTGTCAACAATATGGCATGGAATCCATTAGAGCACCAagtgcaagaaagaaaaaattaaataaaaaaacaagaaaagacaTATAGAAAACCttacaaaaaaaacatataaaaaatttcaaaataaatcaaatagtCAAAGCTcgaaaaatcaaacaaaagcTACAAGAAAACCCAAATCtaggaaattaaagaaaaaagataatgtATGTTGGAAATGTTGTAGACTAGGTCATTATGCTAATAGTTGCAAAgtatcacaaaaaataaatcaaatagaagatgaaaaattaagagaaagttTATTAAATATCTTGATTAATTTTGAACCAGAAGAATCTAATAGTCCAACGAAAGAAGAGGATAGTGAATTAGAATTAGAACAAATTGAACAAGAAACTTCTAGTAAAAGTATAAAAGAAGACCCTGAAGATGATTATTGTTTAGGTCCAGGTTTGTGTGACTGTACAAAttgtaaaagtataaatatgttAACAACAGACCAAACTTCTACATTAATTTCAATAATAGATAAATTAGAAGACTCGCcattaaaaagtgaatttttactataattaaataatttaataacacGTAGTGAAGAAGTTCAACAAAATGTAAAATCAATAAGtctaaaagaaatttataataaatttaagggTCCAAGTCAACAAGCAATAAAAGATTTacaagaagaaataaaaaatcttaaacaagaaatacaactattaaaagaaaatgatatatcCTTGGAATATAGATTATTagaattaaaaggaaaagagatCATAAGAAATCAAAATGATAAAGAAGAAAGctcaaaagaaattgaaaatacaGACAATTACATTCACTTATTAAGTCTGATAACCACTCATAAATGGCATGTTAAAGTAACtttagaaagaagaaatatttaaaacaatagcTTTAGTTGAGCATATGTGAATTGTATTCAAGAGGGATTAATTCCAACCCAATATTACGAAAAAACATTAGAAAAAGTAACTAGTGCAAATGGATTCAAAAATGCATATACAATATAAATTATCCAGTGTAAACATAAACaaagagataaaatttaaaagaatagaagaacaaattaataatccaaatattaaaaaaattataaaatcatataaagaaaaaatatgtgaaaCAAATCCTACTGTATTTTGGCATaggaaaaaatatacaatagcATTACCATATATAggcaattttaatgaaaaacaaatcccAACAAAAGCTAGACCAATAAAGATGAATCAACAATATTTAGATTATTGCAGAAAAGAGATTCAAGAATATTTAGACAAAGGATTAATTAGACCATCTAAATCACCATGGAGTTATACATGATTTTATGTCATGAAAGCTTTTGAAATAGAGAGAAGAGCTCCAAGActagtaattaattataaatcctTAAATAAAGTACTAAAATGGATAAGATATCCTCTACAAAACAAGAATGATTTGATAAAAACAGTACATGATACagtaatattttctaaatttgatataaaatcaGGATACTACCAAATATCAGTTAAAGAAGAAGATAAGTACAAAATAACTTTCATAGCACCCTTTGGGCATTATGAATGAAATCTGATGCCACAAGGATTAAAAAATGCTCCAAGTGAGTTTCAAAACATAATGAATGGTATTTTTTATCCTTATATGAAATTTTCAATAGTATATTTAGATGATGTGctaatcttttcaaaaattattacTAAACATATTAATCATTTagatacatttattaaaataatgaaagaaaatgaattagTAGTATCAACAAGAAAAATGAAGATATTTCAAACAAAGACAAGAATGTTAGGTTATGAAATCTATCATAACATAATAACTCCAATTCAAAGATCCTTAGAATTTACATCTATATTTCCAAACgagataaaagataaacaaCAATTACAAAGATTTTTAGGATGGGTAAATTATATAGTAGATTTTATTCCAAATATTAGAATAATTTATGCACCATTATTCAAGAGATTTAGAAAAAATCTACCAACATGGTCGGAAGAAATGActcaaacaataataaaagtaaaagaattagTTAAAAAACTTCCTTGTTTAGGATACCAAATCCACAAGCCTTTTTAATAGTAGAAACAAATGCCTCTAAGTTAGGTTATggagaattttaaaatagaaagttCAAGAGTCTTCTAAAGAACAAATCGTTAAATATCATTCAGGTATCTGACATCCCGCTCAACAAAAGTATTCCACTGTCAAAAAAGAGATTTTGCCAATAGTTTTATGTTGACAAAATTTTAGAGAtgatttattcaataaaaagtTTTTGATTCGAACTAATTGCAAAGCAGCCCCAAGTGTTTTAGCAAAAGATGTccaaaatttggtttttaaacatatttttgcaAGATGAAAAGCTTTATTATcctgtttttattttgagatagaacatataaaaggaaaataaaattcattaccAGATTTTTTAATAAGAGAATTTTTACAGGAAAAACAACAATGAATGGACAACCACTGATTAAAGAACATTATGATCTCTGCAAGGTCCATCAAGTTTGATTTGCcatttctgccctaaagttaaaGGCTGTCCTCTTGTGTTTGGGCCTAGGGTTGGCCCAATTGATAAAACCCTTTCAGGTTGCCCTAACCCTCACTTGCACTCTTGCAGAAGGTTCAGCAGCCGTCACTCTCCCTTCCCCCTCACAGAACGCTCCGCTAGGGTTTGCCCTAAGGTCCACTTCGAGCTAGCTCAAACTCAGTTCCTACTCCGCGTAAGTGCCCCTTCTAGCTTGTATGATTTTTCCTTGGCATTATTCCAGTTAGAACTTCATATTAATTCCCCTTGGTTCTGTTTCTCCGCTGTTTTCCAGCTCTTTAGCCGTTCCCAGGACAGTAGTGCTAGCTATCGTGCCGCCAAGGCTTTCGTTAACCCTTcctccaggtacgggaagttagggtttcgagttaatgggtgttcatggtggtgccccatctgtatagctaggtaaggattcaaggtaagattgcatcctgacactctgaggagtcagttagtctcacctagagcggaccgACTCCTGTAGTGAGAGTAGAAGGAGgcccgaaattcattaagggctaaccatgtggtgagggaaatttgattcattgtaacacttgtaacacataactcgggggtgagcagaggtatccaccacaagtgcaagcatccgctgaatccgaccaggttatacgtatccggatgagtcgagtcgagtcgtagtgtattgaatgaagagtcatgacatgcttggttgttgtatggatatgggatggtgaaaatataattgatagtatgatgaatatgttattggctctagattacccgttttgttgtatggttgtattgtatatggttgttctttcttgcgatgatcatcaatttgattgatgggagcagataggcgaggttctcgtggccaacaagggaatggtgattccaCTGCTTaaccatctgggctggagttattttcttcatgttttccttagggctatggcccatgtatcgcTTTATGCATTTCTTCTCTACACTCTTTGTTAgtagtggcggatcttgatcaACATTGTtggaggagccaaaataatacgttcaaaatttatacattatttaattattttcactaatataataaaaatgaatacataatttagtataacgataactaaaaaaaagattacaaataaatatatggaaGACTTGAATTtgtatacctatttaaaaaaaatactaaaaaataaattttcataatctaataaaaaattgagagacgtaaatatcaaaagaaaattcgatgataatcaaaccacacttaagatccagttataaaaaacacacagtacaatattttttcttttatgttcataaaataaaaaattaatatacaagctcattaaataaattaatatacaattattaaactaatatttcactatcatgTGATACGAGAGAAttactttcttctttattttttcgaGAATGGAAGACAACAACTTAtatatgagagcaaaaatagtagatctttttctctttaagaaacaaaagaaaatatgtgaGAATGGGAGATGAGAACgatttgtgagaaactcaagtcaTCTAATGAACCACAGTATccggttataaaaaaacacacaataagATACTTTcacttctatgttcataaaataaaaattaatataaaagagacttattaaataatttattaaactaatatttcactatcaagtaagATAAAAGAATTACCTAATTCTTTTCCTCCTCGTGAATGAAAGAGAACAAagagaaataagagcaaaaaaataaatatttttctcttcaaaaacaaaagaaaaaaaatttaagaataagaAATGAAAACGATTTATAAGAAGGTCAAaccataatgaaaaataataataaaaacatcttgataaatctttgtattctttattctttattatgtttgattttatattttattatttattaacattaattattatatttataaaagaaataaaatatttaatttaatcatcattaatttataatatatttctaatatctataatataaaaaaatttaaaatacttaaaatttaaaaaaaaaaatcaaatttttgggggggccatggcccctccctGCTACCACAAAGGTCCCCCACTGTTTGTTAGACTTATATCTGGTTTCCGTTGGCATTGTGGTGTGTCCAGGTTGTAGGAGTTGGGTTAAGGACCCCAAAACTACGCTATTGCACTATCATTTGcgtaatattttctttaatttcatttaataattaaatgggacgttacaatttCCTAGTGAAATCACAAAAACCAATATGGACAATATCATTAAGGCCTCGTACGCCTCGATCTCAACCAAATGTTCAAGCAATCTTGgcagaaatattaaaaactcCCTCGACAATACTAAGTATTTCTAAAAATCCTTTAGtcaaaacttcaaaaaattaCCTCCACTTCAATACCAAAATATCCTTATCAGACCAAAAGACTTTACCCTAGTCTCTAAATCTCCTCAAGAACAAACcttaaaaaatatgttgataAACCAGAAACAGTTCCGgttattatattagaaaaatcatGGATATATGACATTGCAAGATCAACCGTCCAAAACCTTTTTCCAAAAGATTTCTATTATCCTCCAATAAACTTAGCCAAGACCAGAACATTTAATGAGTTTATTTCGGTAAACTCTGACTCTACTGAGAtatctcataaaaaaaatgaccaaatattattctcttttcaaaattaaaagtcTTAAAAGTATTATCTCTATGAGATTGGAATCAACCTATGCATTACGTTATAAAAGTACGTTATGCTCTTttgttgaatttgaaaattgacATTGTATTTTAGTCTATACGcaaattgtataatttgaatATTGACAGTATATTTTAGTCTATACGCAAATTGTATTTATTGTAAAGCAACAAAATGTTTTTCGGTCAAAATTCCGTTTGAAAGCAAACTTGATTGCACCATGTTTGAGACAGTTTAACGTAAAcggaaaaaataatataatttaagcGAGAATCTAACTTAAACATGCTCTTAATAATTTTGGTCAACAAAATCTATGTCATTAAAGGTATCTTTCTAACCAAAATGTGATCGTCCTACCAAGAAATAcatctaaaaaaatatcttttaccCCTTCAAATGCGTCATATCCTTTTCTatcaatttaacatttaaaacaataacTCTGAACTTACTATTTTGTCTAGGTAGAGGTATTTTTAAGAATAGCCGCCATTTAGATGTCAACTAAAAATTGAGAGATTGATTTGGagagaaattataaaaaataactaataatataaaaacaaactCAGACACAAATTAGGTAACTAAATCttttaaagatttaattaagtgagacttgtaattaaaaattgtccttaaaataatttgataaagaAGGTAACCAACCctgtaaataacatttttttctttactatttcgTTTCTATTAAAcgaaaaatatagaaaataatactacattaactttttgtgttcatatttcataatgtcaattctactatttacaatataattatttattaatttttttaaaattaatggttattttacctattttctataaaattgtttattctttttattcattaacaattaatttctttattcatttcactttatttttaataaatataaatttattttatatattaacttaataacattacactattatcaTCTACTAACATACTATTATTCATAtctaaaaaatacatacacacaaTTACGATAGCACTTATTTGTacgctaatatatatatatatatatatatatatatatatatatatatatatatatatatatatatatataatatttaaaagtgtgttaaaaactttaaattttaaactgaAGTAATTGCTCACCAACTATTAGACAAgtatttgtatataattttttagaaaattaatgtgTAATTTATCTGTTGATTGaattataagttttttcttGATAATTAATGAAAGCAATTTGTAACTTGCTCGAAAAcgatttaatattatttttgtattggtacagaaacattttttttttcataaacagaAGTTTATTATTGAGAAAACTTAAATTGTACGCAgatatatttatatgataataattttaaaggaaaattattttttaaaaaaatattttttaataaatttgacaaaattttcataaataaaattaaaataaataaattttttaatttttaattaaaataaagtaataaaatagtactcttttatttaaatagataatttatttttattaattttttttgataactatcatttttctttaaaaaacaaagatttaattaagttgttgataaaaagaaaaataatattaaaataatcctGCAAGAGATTGATCCAATCAAACCAAAAGCATTCTTAGAAAACTAGATGTTAGAAGTAATCATGTCAagaatatatttgaatttgaacATGCAAGTTAAAACGAATCCCTTGATTATTCAAACTCAAGAAAATAACAGAAGAAAAATCGGTTGTGGTAAAATGGTAATTACATAAAATTGTGACAATTCCGCTATGCGACAAAACAACGAGGTCTGTCGGCAACTGTGGGCCGGTGCTGAACCGGGAGATAAAAGCGGCGCAAAATCTAACTTCCCcctttcaaaacaaaacaaaactcatttcaaaacaaacaataacTTCACACAAGCATGACACAAACCGAAACTAATCTCTGGAACgaattaattaacaataattgtTCATTTGTTCATCTTCaaacctaaaaataaaaaaacaaaaatagaaatagacAGTTCAGTTTTAATTCCCACTACACTCACAAACCAAAAGACAGTTCTCTTTCTCAGTGCTCTCTCACACTCACCCTCTCTCATTCCACCCCAATaccctaatttcaaaattttcaaagcctttcttcttcctcttcttcttcttctattttttaatgaagTCTCCTTGTGATTTTTACTTGTGTTTCAGCTCGGTATGTTTCGGGTTTGTTCCAAAACCCTAGACCTATTCCTTATGTGCAGATTTTGCTTTACTTTTATTAATCTGCTTTGGTGAATGTTCTGGGTTGGTGAAACTGCTGTATACTTTGAATCGCTGTTCCGCTTCTGATGGATTATTACCAGTAGGCGTGTTCGGTGATGCTTGTGTTGTCTCGAAGggtgttttgaaattttagcgAAGTGTGCAATCTGTTATTTATTCTCCTGGTGTGTTATTCAGTTTGGGAGAGAAgtgttgtgaattttttttcttcttattttggGAAAATCAAGGGTATGGCAAGCGCAAGGCTATGCCTACTTTGGCTTGTTTTTTCTTGGTTTGCTGGTTTGATAGCCGTGGTTTGTTTGTTTTATCGCTGCATAAAGTGGAATAGTCATGCCTAAAATATCATGatattttggattgtatatTTTGAAGTATGGCGAGATGGAATTTGTTGTTTGCTGCTTCCTGATTCTTCAAAGTTTTCTGAACTTTGATTGTTAGCATCTGTTTGTTtgattagttttctttttttgcctTCTCCTTTTTGGTTTTGCAGCTAAAATAGTTGAGATTATTTGGTACCTAAGCTATATCACGGACAATACTGTGAACGATGGATGTTGCTGAGGTTGAAGAAAATCTAGTTGCTGCAACTGATGCTAAGGTATTATTACATCTTTGattatttcaaattctttttggGAATTTTAATGCTATTTGTTTAGTAGATTGACAATTTCTTTTACAGTGTATACAGTCTTTGTGCTGAGGTGTAATTAAATACTCAAACTTATTTTGTATTAGTTTCTTTATGCTCTTATTCAATTAGGTTGGAAACTGAAACCCGTTTCTTTATTGTTGTTTTCCAAGttatttttatgtattgaaTTAATCAAAACAGTTGAATCTGTCTACCTTCAAAGgcatcgatttttttttttacctggTTATCGTAACTGCTATTtgagatatatattttttttcatttctggacaaatgaaaagaaaacagTAACGGACTGTTTAAATACTGCTTTCCTTGCTCTAGTCTTTTTCCCGTTGTTttgtaatcttttattttattttctgtaaTGTATTCTGACCGTTATCTATCTGGTTTCTTGTGCAGTTACATGGACAAATGTGCAAGACTCTTTCTGTAATATATTGCAAAGTATTGTCTGTATTTCCTTCTTTAGAAGCTGCTAGGCCTAGGAGTAAATCTGGTATTCAGGCATTATGTTCATTGCATGTAGCCTTGGAGAAAGTAAAGAATGTTCTTCAGCACTGTTCAGAGTGTAGTAAACTTTACTTGGTACGACTTATTTCTTAGTTTTATTTGCTGATTATGTGTTTGAGTAGACAGTTTTTATTTTACCTTATCTCATGAAGCACTTATCTCTTGATGATGATGGCGGGTGAAATTAATGCACTTTTGTAAAATATCTTACGTATTGCATCAATTATGATGCAGGCTATAACTGCTGATTCCGTCCTCCTAAAATTTGAGAAGGCTAAATCTGCTCTTGAAGATAGTCTTAGACGAGTGGAAGAAATTGTTCCACTATCTATTGGGTGTCAGGTAATATTATTCAGCAACAGGTGGTACTTTTTACGCAGGATACGGTTAGTTAGTTTAGGTTCGTGATTCCATTATTATTATCTGGAGCCTCTTATTCTTACTGACTTCTGTTGTGATCATCTGAATGATAGTGGCCCTATTTTCatgtttgattttgttattCCAAAATAATTGAATACACCTTGTTTTCATCTGAGTTTTGCTTTCTGTAGCACTGGCTTTCGTATATCTTCATGTGcaaatttttctctttcttgttatCATTGCCAATGTTTAGCCTGGTCTGAGGTTTGACTGACTAATTTCCTGTTTAGGTTCAGGAGATTGTGCATGAGTTTGTGACAATAGAATTTGCACTTGACCCATCAGAAAAGCAAGTTGGCAATGATTTGATTGCATTGCTCCAACAGGGAAGAAAGTTTAATGATTCTAGTGACAGCAATGAGCTTGAATGTTTCCACCAGGCTGCTACTAGACTTGGAATTACATCTTCAAGAGCAGCTCTTGCCGAAAGAAGAGCTCTCAAGAAACTCCTAGAAAGGGCTCGGTCAGAGGAAGACAAGCGGAAGGAATCAATTATTGCATATCTCCTGCATCTTATGAGGAAATACTCCAAATTATTTAGAAGTGAGTTCTCAGATGACAATGATTCTCAGGGTTCTGCACCTTGTTCTCCCACTGTTCAGGGATGTATTGAGGACAGTGTTCCTGGTAGTCATTGTCAAGCCTTTGACAGACAACTTTCAAAATTCAGTtgctttaattttaaaccaaatagTGGTAGGAAATCAGGGCAGATGCCTCTTCCACCTGAAGAGTTAAGGTGTCCTATATCTCTGCAACTTATGTATGATCCTGTTATCATTGCTTCTGGGCAAACATATGAAAGAGTTTGCATAGAGAAATGGTTCAGTGATGGGCACAACAACTGCCCAAAGACCCAGCAGGAACTTTCACATCTTTGTTTAACTCCTAATTACTGTGTTAAGGGCCTTGTTACTAGTTGGTGTGAACAAAATGGAGTTCCTATTCCTGAAGGCCCTCCTGAATCTCTTGACCTTAATTATTGGCAGTTATTATCAGAGTCTGAATCTACAAGTTCAAAAGCTGTAGATAGTGTCAGCTCTTGCAAGTTGAAGGGTGTTGAAGCACTTCCTTTGGAAGAGAGTGGTATCTCAGAGGAATCTGTTGAAAAGGGAACTGAAAGTGTGTCTGCACAAGAGGAAGATACAGAGCAGTATTTTAGCTTTCTCAAAGTTTTGACTGAGGGGAATAATTGGAGTAAGCAATGTCAAGTGGTAGAACAGTTAAGGTTGCTGCTGAGGGATGATGAGGAAGCCCGGATTTTTATGGGGGCTAATGGGTTTGTCGAAGCACTTTTGCACTTCTTGCAATCAGCTGTGCATGAAGGTAGTTTGATGGCTGTGGAAAGTGGAACAATGGCTCTCTTCAACCTGGCTGTGAATAATAACAGGTCTGCTTTATATTTCGAGTTTGTAGTCATAAATTAAAACTGATTTTCGTATTACAAAATCGAAACAGTTCTTTATATTTGAGATTCTTTATGTTGTGTTTTAGCCAAAGCCATTGATGATCAAACTGATTACTTTGCATAGTGCGAATAGATGTGAAAAATCGATCACTGCCCAGATTGAATTCATTTCTAGAACTCGATAACATACATAATTTCTTCAGAGATTAGACTGATTCTTTATTGGCTCACTGGACGCTATTAACTTGAAgttgatcattttttttcaacagAAATAAGGAAATTATGTTATCAGCTGGAGTGTTATCATtgttggaagagatga contains:
- the LOC114177849 gene encoding U-box domain-containing protein 6-like, which gives rise to MDVAEVEENLVAATDAKLHGQMCKTLSVIYCKVLSVFPSLEAARPRSKSGIQALCSLHVALEKVKNVLQHCSECSKLYLAITADSVLLKFEKAKSALEDSLRRVEEIVPLSIGCQVQEIVHEFVTIEFALDPSEKQVGNDLIALLQQGRKFNDSSDSNELECFHQAATRLGITSSRAALAERRALKKLLERARSEEDKRKESIIAYLLHLMRKYSKLFRSEFSDDNDSQGSAPCSPTVQGCIEDSVPGSHCQAFDRQLSKFSCFNFKPNSGRKSGQMPLPPEELRCPISLQLMYDPVIIASGQTYERVCIEKWFSDGHNNCPKTQQELSHLCLTPNYCVKGLVTSWCEQNGVPIPEGPPESLDLNYWQLLSESESTSSKAVDSVSSCKLKGVEALPLEESGISEESVEKGTESVSAQEEDTEQYFSFLKVLTEGNNWSKQCQVVEQLRLLLRDDEEARIFMGANGFVEALLHFLQSAVHEGSLMAVESGTMALFNLAVNNNRNKEIMLSAGVLSLLEEMISKTGSYGCITALYLNLSCLEEAKPMIGMSQAIQFLIQLLQSDSDVQCKQDALHALYNLSSMASNIQHLLSSGIISGLQFLLEGDTDCLWTERCIAVLINLAASEVGREEIVSTPGLISALASILDTDELLEQEQAVTCLLILCNRSEECCDMVLQEGVIPALVSISVNGTPRGREKAQKLLMLFREQRRDHSPVKTHQCPPETVDLSMPPAEMKPLCKSISRRKSGRAFSFFWKSKSYSVYQC